One stretch of Eggerthella lenta DSM 2243 DNA includes these proteins:
- a CDS encoding helix-turn-helix transcriptional regulator: protein MNATTVLRAFKPNTTLFGYASFLAVNAAGAWGGVFPFLPMKLQEPQTLFWFFLVQSLVFAACFFLSVVGSYHLPGPTRLFIVRLSAVPYLLGWFCLIGAMYLDAWTLPLVIAGGGFIGVGSAGFYMLWQRLFASQDSDAGNHDLILGTAYASVLYFALHLIPRAVTVYLIPLVITPFFALAISLKSREINFDQPMFEDVPKKNRGVYRQAISTLARPALCVGSLGLCAGLIRALAIDDPAIGSLVNALSMGASLVTAVAFMVLWQFKSVRLNVVSLFRIVFPVIITGFVLLPFLGDVYARWLAAVLYAAYSVTIMLMMIQCAQSSRDHGTNPVFVYGFFGGVVYALHDAGFIGGTLAGQVAIPGLSSHAVVALGAGYLLGFMYFFGQGGFHSALRGAHRSVPDVELVSLGPTPDGSAKREGTVRPARKHADGEPVYQDRISKQAARICQEFRLSAREAEVMEHIVRGKTVVRIAEELVISENTVRMHSKRIYAKLDIHKKQDLIDLVDSFDPEPGS from the coding sequence GTGAACGCGACGACCGTACTGCGCGCTTTCAAACCGAATACCACGCTGTTCGGCTATGCGTCGTTCCTTGCCGTGAATGCCGCCGGAGCGTGGGGCGGCGTGTTCCCGTTCTTGCCGATGAAGCTTCAAGAACCGCAGACGCTGTTCTGGTTCTTCCTCGTGCAGTCGCTCGTGTTCGCCGCCTGCTTCTTTTTGAGCGTAGTAGGCTCGTACCATCTGCCGGGGCCCACGCGCTTGTTCATCGTCAGGTTGTCGGCCGTGCCGTATCTGCTGGGATGGTTCTGCCTTATCGGCGCCATGTATCTGGACGCATGGACGCTGCCCCTCGTCATCGCGGGCGGCGGGTTCATCGGCGTGGGATCGGCCGGTTTCTACATGCTGTGGCAACGACTGTTCGCAAGCCAGGACTCGGACGCGGGCAACCATGACCTCATCCTCGGCACCGCGTACGCTTCGGTGCTATACTTCGCGCTGCACCTCATCCCCCGCGCAGTCACCGTGTACCTGATTCCTCTGGTTATCACACCGTTTTTCGCTCTGGCGATATCGTTGAAGAGCCGCGAGATCAATTTCGACCAGCCCATGTTCGAGGACGTGCCGAAGAAGAACAGAGGCGTGTACCGCCAGGCAATCTCCACCCTTGCGCGCCCGGCGCTGTGCGTGGGCTCACTCGGGTTGTGCGCGGGGCTCATCCGCGCGCTGGCCATCGACGATCCGGCCATCGGATCGCTGGTGAACGCGTTGTCTATGGGCGCATCGCTGGTTACCGCCGTCGCGTTCATGGTGCTGTGGCAGTTCAAGAGCGTGCGGCTCAACGTAGTTTCGCTGTTCCGCATCGTGTTTCCGGTGATCATCACCGGATTCGTGCTGCTCCCGTTTCTGGGCGACGTCTACGCCCGTTGGCTCGCGGCCGTCTTGTACGCGGCGTACAGCGTCACCATCATGCTCATGATGATCCAATGTGCCCAGTCGTCGCGCGACCACGGGACGAACCCCGTGTTCGTGTACGGGTTCTTCGGCGGCGTGGTGTACGCCTTGCACGATGCAGGGTTCATCGGCGGAACGCTTGCGGGACAGGTGGCCATTCCGGGGCTGTCGTCGCACGCTGTGGTTGCGCTCGGCGCCGGGTACCTGCTGGGATTCATGTACTTCTTCGGCCAGGGCGGCTTCCATAGCGCCTTGCGCGGCGCACATCGATCGGTTCCGGACGTCGAGCTCGTGTCACTGGGACCGACGCCCGACGGTTCCGCAAAGCGAGAGGGAACCGTCCGACCAGCTCGCAAACATGCCGATGGCGAGCCTGTTTACCAGGACCGCATCTCCAAGCAGGCGGCCCGCATCTGCCAGGAGTTCCGCCTGAGCGCACGAGAAGCCGAGGTCATGGAGCACATCGTGCGCGGCAAGACCGTGGTGCGCATCGCCGAGGAGCTGGTGATCTCCGAGAACACCGTGCGCATGCATTCGAAGCGCATCTACGCCAAGCTCGACATCCACAAAAAGCAGGACCTCATCGACCTCGTAGACTCGTTCGACCCCGAACCAGGAAGCTAG
- a CDS encoding DMSO/selenate family reductase complex A subunit: MTKTKEHAVSRRTFVKGSALAGLGAAALGTGTLFACSPQGTDEVSGGASETVDEKVVWGHCSVNCEGRCALRLHVTNDEVAWVESDNTGDDVYGDHQIRACLRGRSIRRWINHPDRLSYPMKRVGKRGEGKFEQISWDEAYDLIADNYQRILDEYGPEAIWNHYASGVNASNIGSFLSRFINMNGGCLGRYGSYSSAQISAALPYLYGKRAANSNSDIVNAKLVVMFGENSVETKAGGAGPTYHLEQALEQGGAKVIVIDPRYSDTVATRADQWIPIRPGTDAALVDAVAHTLIEEDLVDHDFLATYCIGYDEDTMPESAQGQNKSYKAYIMGQGVDGVEKTPAWAEGITGIPADTIVELAREIGTAKPCAIYQGKGPQRQSNGEQTARAICMLPVLTGNVGINGGNTGSDLDGFYFSSFSVPSDKNPVQTSIATFTWTDAIDHGTEMTKLAHGVRGKDKLDVPIKMIFNYAGNTITNQHSDINRTHEILQDESKCEFIVVWETFMTDSAKYADVLLPDLMPVEQPNFVSNDYAGNMGFIIMGEPVTSPKFERRTLYADLREIAKRMGKEEAFTEGRDEEAWLQFCYEEARKEDADLPTYDEMKEMGVYRRKDPDGHQVALKDFRDDPVANPLKTPSGKIEIYSEQLAEIAETWELAKGDIIDPLPVYAPGVEGWDDPLRETYPLQMPGYHYKARAHSSYGCIDVLKQANPQELWMNPLDASERSIKDGDKVQVFNDRGTVEIVAKVTPRIMPGVVSMGQGAWHDADMSGNKVDKGGCINTLTSPRPTPLAKANPQHTNLVEVKKA, from the coding sequence ATGACGAAAACGAAAGAGCATGCCGTTTCTCGCCGCACGTTCGTGAAAGGCTCGGCCCTGGCCGGCCTGGGCGCCGCCGCACTGGGCACCGGCACGCTGTTCGCGTGCTCGCCGCAAGGAACCGATGAAGTTTCTGGCGGGGCATCGGAGACGGTCGACGAGAAGGTGGTTTGGGGCCATTGTTCCGTCAACTGCGAAGGTCGCTGCGCGCTGCGCCTGCATGTGACGAACGACGAAGTTGCGTGGGTGGAGAGCGACAACACGGGCGATGACGTGTACGGCGATCATCAGATTCGCGCATGTCTGCGCGGTCGTTCCATCCGGCGTTGGATTAATCATCCCGACCGCTTGTCTTACCCTATGAAGCGCGTCGGCAAACGCGGCGAAGGCAAGTTCGAGCAGATTTCCTGGGACGAGGCCTACGACCTCATTGCCGATAACTATCAGCGTATCCTCGACGAATACGGTCCTGAAGCCATCTGGAATCACTATGCTTCGGGCGTCAACGCCAGCAACATCGGGTCGTTCCTTTCTCGTTTCATCAACATGAACGGCGGATGCCTGGGGCGCTACGGCAGCTACAGCTCGGCTCAGATATCCGCCGCCCTTCCGTATCTGTACGGCAAGCGTGCCGCCAACTCGAACTCCGACATCGTGAACGCGAAGCTCGTCGTGATGTTCGGCGAGAACTCCGTCGAAACGAAGGCTGGCGGTGCCGGGCCTACGTACCACTTGGAACAGGCGCTCGAGCAGGGCGGTGCAAAGGTCATCGTCATCGATCCGCGCTACAGCGACACGGTGGCGACGCGGGCCGACCAGTGGATCCCCATTCGTCCCGGCACTGATGCGGCGCTCGTCGATGCCGTAGCCCATACCCTCATCGAGGAAGATCTAGTGGATCACGACTTTCTGGCCACCTACTGCATCGGTTACGACGAGGATACCATGCCGGAATCGGCGCAGGGGCAGAACAAGTCGTACAAAGCCTACATCATGGGTCAAGGCGTAGACGGCGTCGAGAAAACGCCCGCATGGGCCGAAGGTATTACGGGGATTCCCGCCGATACCATTGTCGAGCTGGCACGCGAGATCGGCACTGCGAAACCCTGCGCCATCTACCAAGGCAAGGGTCCGCAGCGCCAATCGAATGGCGAGCAGACGGCACGCGCCATCTGCATGCTGCCGGTTCTCACGGGCAACGTAGGCATCAACGGCGGCAACACGGGTTCCGACCTTGACGGATTCTATTTCTCGTCGTTCTCGGTGCCGTCGGACAAAAACCCGGTGCAAACGTCGATCGCTACCTTCACCTGGACTGATGCCATCGATCACGGCACCGAGATGACGAAACTCGCCCATGGCGTGCGCGGCAAGGACAAGCTCGATGTGCCCATCAAGATGATCTTCAACTACGCGGGCAACACGATCACGAACCAGCACAGCGACATCAATCGCACGCACGAGATCCTGCAAGACGAAAGCAAGTGCGAGTTCATCGTGGTGTGGGAAACGTTCATGACCGATTCCGCCAAGTACGCCGACGTGCTGCTGCCCGATCTTATGCCGGTCGAGCAGCCGAACTTCGTCTCGAACGACTATGCCGGCAACATGGGCTTTATCATCATGGGCGAGCCGGTCACCTCGCCGAAGTTCGAACGGCGCACGCTGTACGCCGATCTGCGTGAAATCGCCAAGCGCATGGGCAAGGAGGAAGCGTTCACCGAGGGCCGCGATGAGGAGGCTTGGCTTCAGTTCTGCTACGAGGAAGCTCGCAAGGAGGACGCAGATCTTCCAACGTACGACGAGATGAAGGAAATGGGCGTTTATCGTCGTAAGGATCCGGACGGTCATCAGGTTGCGCTCAAGGATTTCCGCGATGATCCGGTAGCGAACCCGCTCAAAACCCCATCGGGCAAGATCGAGATATACTCCGAGCAGTTGGCGGAGATCGCCGAAACATGGGAGCTGGCCAAAGGCGACATCATCGACCCGTTGCCCGTATACGCGCCGGGCGTAGAGGGTTGGGACGATCCGCTTCGCGAAACGTATCCTCTCCAGATGCCAGGCTATCACTATAAGGCGCGTGCTCATTCGTCTTACGGCTGCATCGACGTGCTCAAGCAGGCGAACCCGCAAGAGCTGTGGATGAACCCGCTGGACGCCAGCGAGCGCAGCATTAAAGATGGCGACAAGGTTCAAGTGTTCAATGATCGCGGTACCGTCGAGATCGTGGCGAAGGTCACGCCGCGCATCATGCCCGGCGTGGTGTCGATGGGCCAGGGAGCTTGGCACGACGCCGACATGTCCGGAAACAAGGTGGACAAGGGCGGCTGCATCAACACGCTGACCTCTCCTCGCCCGACGCCTTTGGCGAAGGCTAACCCGCAACACACGAACCTCGTCGAAGTCAAGAAGGCCTAG
- a CDS encoding DMSO/selenate family reductase complex B subunit, whose amino-acid sequence MTQYGFHFDGKRCTGCKTCVLACKDNKDLSAEISFRKVYEYGGGTWSQSDGLWSNDAFGYYVSVACNHCDSPACMAKCPQGAISKDPDTGIVNNDPEKCIGCGTCAIACPYSAPKVDEEIKKAVRCDMCADRVAEGKQPICVEACPLRALDFGEISELRQKYGEMADIAPLPSADETKPNIVITEPVNAKPAGDATGSVLNEREIA is encoded by the coding sequence ATGACTCAGTATGGATTTCATTTCGATGGCAAGCGCTGCACGGGATGTAAGACCTGCGTGCTGGCCTGCAAGGACAACAAAGACCTGTCGGCCGAGATCTCGTTCCGGAAGGTGTATGAATACGGCGGCGGCACGTGGAGCCAGAGCGATGGATTGTGGTCCAACGACGCGTTCGGCTATTACGTCTCCGTCGCGTGCAACCATTGCGATAGCCCGGCTTGTATGGCGAAGTGCCCGCAGGGGGCCATCTCGAAGGACCCCGACACGGGCATCGTGAACAACGATCCCGAGAAGTGCATCGGGTGCGGTACGTGCGCCATCGCGTGCCCGTACAGCGCGCCGAAGGTGGACGAGGAGATAAAGAAGGCGGTACGGTGCGACATGTGCGCCGATCGCGTGGCCGAGGGCAAGCAGCCCATCTGCGTGGAGGCGTGCCCGCTGCGCGCGCTCGACTTCGGCGAGATCTCCGAGCTGCGCCAGAAGTACGGCGAGATGGCCGACATCGCCCCGCTGCCCAGCGCCGACGAGACGAAGCCGAACATCGTGATCACCGAGCCGGTGAACGCGAAGCCGGCTGGAGATGCGACGGGGTCGGTGCTCAACGAGCGCGAGATCGCGTAG
- a CDS encoding sensor histidine kinase, whose protein sequence is MLLLMCAIMAVLARRLRGVPPTRLLINLLFPFSQLCIVAFLFYYAIAYELPFWMFALVAVVGALCGPVDLVLFKALEESEKRELSRERVRLLEEQLQAQEQYLRRLSADIDEARRVREDVARELAAVDDLLQRQEAEQASRGLMKAVGIMDSSCKRSCEHQVVDALVSMKAAVCAERGIRLELDLALADDVSLPSVELCAVFSNLLDNAVSACGKVPEGARFIKLKARVDAGYLAVRMENSCAPAEPGEARRAPRRSRGDRLPEHGWGLNILKTLADRHDGTLETVQEDGVYRTTVLLKLDAR, encoded by the coding sequence GTGCTGCTGCTGATGTGCGCGATTATGGCGGTGCTGGCGCGCCGGCTGCGCGGCGTGCCCCCGACGCGTCTTTTGATTAACCTTTTGTTCCCGTTCAGCCAGCTGTGCATCGTTGCGTTCCTCTTTTATTATGCGATTGCCTACGAGCTGCCTTTTTGGATGTTCGCGCTGGTCGCGGTCGTGGGCGCCCTGTGCGGACCGGTCGATCTCGTGCTGTTCAAAGCGTTGGAGGAGTCCGAGAAGCGCGAGCTGTCCCGCGAGCGTGTGCGTCTGCTGGAAGAGCAGTTGCAAGCGCAGGAACAGTATTTGCGGCGTTTATCGGCGGACATCGATGAAGCGCGCCGCGTTCGCGAAGACGTCGCACGCGAGCTAGCGGCGGTGGACGATCTGCTGCAACGGCAAGAGGCCGAACAGGCATCGCGGGGGCTGATGAAGGCGGTCGGCATCATGGATTCGTCCTGCAAGCGCTCGTGCGAGCACCAGGTGGTCGATGCCCTCGTCTCGATGAAGGCTGCCGTATGTGCGGAGCGAGGCATTCGACTCGAGCTCGATCTGGCGCTGGCCGACGATGTCTCTCTGCCGAGCGTGGAGCTGTGCGCGGTGTTCTCGAACCTGCTGGACAACGCTGTCAGCGCATGCGGCAAGGTGCCGGAGGGCGCGCGGTTCATCAAGCTGAAAGCACGTGTGGATGCCGGCTATCTGGCAGTGCGGATGGAGAACAGTTGCGCGCCGGCTGAACCTGGCGAGGCCCGTCGCGCTCCGCGCCGTTCGCGCGGCGACCGCCTTCCCGAGCACGGCTGGGGCCTGAACATCCTCAAAACCCTCGCCGACCGTCACGACGGCACGTTGGAAACCGTGCAGGAAGATGGCGTGTACCGCACAACGGTGTTGCTGAAACTGGATGCAAGGTGA
- a CDS encoding 4Fe-4S dicluster domain-containing protein: protein MEQFGFYFNAKRCTGCKTCMLACKDYRNLDASVSFRQVYEFVGGSWSKDERGCWAQDCFAFYVSSACNHCASPACMEVCPTGAMGKNELGLVSVDEHRCIGCGYCALSCPYHAPKVDRTVGHSVKCDGCSQRAREGSAPVCVEACPLRALEFGPISDLRARHGRVADMPPLPDSSKTAPNLVLSLPVRLEEDESRVLAEGAVCNIRELV from the coding sequence GTGGAGCAATTCGGTTTCTACTTCAACGCGAAACGATGCACGGGCTGCAAAACGTGCATGCTCGCGTGCAAAGACTACCGCAATCTGGACGCCTCCGTGTCGTTTCGCCAGGTGTATGAGTTTGTCGGCGGCAGCTGGTCGAAGGACGAGCGCGGGTGCTGGGCGCAGGATTGCTTCGCGTTCTACGTGTCTTCGGCGTGCAATCATTGCGCGAGCCCCGCCTGTATGGAAGTATGCCCCACGGGTGCCATGGGCAAGAACGAGCTGGGACTCGTGAGCGTGGACGAGCATCGGTGCATCGGCTGCGGCTACTGTGCGCTGTCGTGTCCGTACCATGCGCCCAAGGTCGATCGGACCGTGGGGCACAGCGTGAAATGCGACGGATGCTCTCAACGTGCGCGAGAAGGGAGCGCTCCCGTCTGCGTGGAAGCTTGTCCGCTGCGGGCGCTTGAGTTCGGGCCTATCTCCGATTTGCGGGCGCGTCACGGTCGTGTCGCCGACATGCCCCCGCTTCCCGATTCATCGAAAACCGCACCTAATTTGGTGTTGAGCCTTCCTGTGCGCTTGGAAGAGGACGAGAGCCGCGTGCTTGCGGAAGGCGCGGTTTGCAATATTCGCGAACTAGTGTGA
- a CDS encoding LytR/AlgR family response regulator transcription factor, which produces MYQVVIVEDDAAQAEIIRSMIECSPRGGELAIEHVVDAESLTARLAEEPAIDVLVMDIELGSEDANGIDLVKRYFPAGCGTQVIYVTGFVEYCTSVYRTEHLYFLVKPFAQDDLDDALSRALERLEADSSKPLSVRLGSRVVLVEPSRISYIESDRRKVRIHAGAEEIEAYASLSDLAAELPASFIQCHKSFLVNMDHVKELKADSVVLSSNQVVPVSQKRRKFVREAVFSRVQSKL; this is translated from the coding sequence ATGTACCAGGTCGTAATAGTAGAAGACGATGCCGCCCAAGCCGAGATCATCCGGAGCATGATCGAATGCTCCCCGCGTGGCGGCGAGCTCGCCATCGAGCATGTTGTCGACGCCGAATCTTTGACGGCGCGTCTTGCGGAGGAACCGGCCATTGACGTTCTCGTGATGGATATCGAGCTGGGCTCGGAAGACGCGAACGGCATCGACCTCGTGAAGCGGTATTTCCCCGCAGGGTGCGGCACGCAGGTGATCTACGTCACCGGCTTCGTCGAATACTGCACGAGCGTGTACCGCACAGAGCATCTGTATTTTCTGGTAAAGCCGTTCGCGCAGGACGACTTGGACGACGCGCTGAGCCGCGCGCTCGAGCGGCTCGAGGCCGACTCGAGCAAGCCCCTGAGCGTTCGGCTTGGAAGCAGGGTAGTGCTTGTCGAGCCGAGCAGGATCAGCTATATCGAAAGCGATCGGCGCAAAGTACGCATCCATGCGGGAGCCGAGGAGATCGAAGCGTACGCGTCGTTGTCCGACCTCGCTGCCGAGCTGCCCGCTTCGTTCATCCAATGCCATAAGAGCTTCCTGGTAAACATGGATCACGTCAAGGAGCTCAAAGCGGACAGCGTGGTGCTCTCGTCGAACCAGGTTGTGCCTGTGAGCCAGAAGCGCCGCAAATTCGTGCGCGAAGCTGTCTTCTCGCGCGTGCAATCCAAGCTGTAG
- the dmsD gene encoding Tat proofreading chaperone DmsD, which produces MDDRMDAVKAELEAVSFVGETLAPFFLQDPRTGTAGAAFQAVAQLRAQEAADAWPFADGAEARHALSLMVNGLADGIDADDLVWEYRRLFVGPAPKPAPPWGSVYTDRECVVFGEGTLELRAWMRAHGVRRTTDERTPEDHIGLMLALMSYLARNQPDDLDEFLQIHLLTWSSHFLDQLVEAADHPFYEGLARLAKASLEGIQQARDIDVTYPRFYR; this is translated from the coding sequence ATGGACGATCGCATGGATGCCGTCAAGGCGGAACTCGAGGCCGTGTCTTTCGTGGGCGAGACGCTCGCCCCGTTTTTCTTGCAAGATCCCCGCACCGGCACGGCGGGCGCTGCGTTTCAGGCGGTGGCGCAGCTCCGTGCACAGGAAGCGGCTGATGCGTGGCCTTTCGCCGACGGGGCTGAAGCGCGTCACGCTTTGAGCTTGATGGTGAACGGTTTGGCCGACGGCATCGACGCCGACGACCTCGTGTGGGAGTACCGCCGTCTGTTCGTCGGTCCCGCTCCGAAGCCGGCCCCGCCCTGGGGCTCGGTGTACACCGACCGCGAATGCGTGGTGTTCGGCGAGGGCACGTTGGAGCTGCGCGCGTGGATGCGCGCGCACGGCGTGAGGCGCACGACCGATGAGCGAACCCCCGAGGATCACATCGGCCTCATGCTGGCGCTCATGTCCTACCTTGCGCGCAACCAGCCCGACGACCTGGACGAATTCTTGCAAATCCATCTGCTTACCTGGTCGTCGCACTTCCTCGACCAGCTGGTCGAGGCGGCGGATCACCCGTTCTATGAAGGGCTCGCCCGGCTTGCGAAGGCCTCGCTCGAAGGCATTCAGCAAGCACGCGACATCGACGTGACGTATCCGCGCTTCTATCGGTAG
- the yaaA gene encoding peroxide stress protein YaaA, whose amino-acid sequence MRFIVSPAKKMNVVDDAFGWRDLPMFADRAARLADAVRALSYDEAKALWQCSDALAELNFERFRTLDVRSGALTPAVLAYEGIQYQNLAPQVMTMEQLDYLQEHLRILSGLYGVVRPLDGVAPYRLEMQAKLAVDGARNLYEFWGDSLSRVLAAETDVIVNLASVEYAKAVVPSADRCGARVLTCLFGTVDARDRLVQRSTAAKAARGTMVRWCAENAIKEPADLQAFDALGYAFDPARSTDDCYVFVQK is encoded by the coding sequence ATGAGGTTCATCGTTTCTCCTGCTAAGAAGATGAACGTGGTCGACGATGCGTTTGGATGGCGCGATCTGCCGATGTTCGCGGATCGGGCTGCGCGTCTGGCCGATGCGGTGCGGGCGCTCTCGTACGACGAGGCGAAGGCGCTGTGGCAGTGCAGCGACGCGCTGGCCGAACTCAACTTCGAACGCTTCCGCACGCTCGACGTGCGCTCCGGCGCGTTGACGCCGGCGGTGCTGGCCTACGAGGGCATCCAGTACCAGAACCTTGCGCCGCAGGTGATGACGATGGAGCAGTTGGATTACCTGCAGGAGCATCTGCGCATCCTCTCGGGGCTCTACGGCGTGGTGCGCCCGCTCGACGGCGTGGCGCCGTACCGCCTGGAAATGCAGGCGAAGCTCGCGGTGGACGGCGCGCGCAATCTCTACGAGTTCTGGGGCGACAGCCTGAGCCGCGTGCTCGCGGCCGAAACGGACGTCATCGTGAACCTGGCATCGGTGGAATACGCGAAGGCCGTCGTTCCCTCTGCGGATCGCTGCGGGGCAAGAGTGCTCACCTGCCTGTTCGGCACCGTCGACGCGCGCGATCGCCTCGTGCAGCGCTCCACCGCCGCGAAAGCCGCGCGCGGTACCATGGTGCGCTGGTGCGCCGAGAACGCCATTAAAGAACCTGCCGACCTGCAAGCCTTCGATGCGCTCGGCTACGCGTTCGATCCCGCTCGGTCGACCGACGATTGCTATGTATTCGTTCAGAAATAG
- a CDS encoding zeta toxin family protein: MTDLESYSDREFLAALKPLIGTLVIDKRLAPSDNPRAVLLGGQSGAGKTTLHDVFLALEESNAIVINGDDYRSVHPRFRQICAQYGIDSPAHTAAWAGRMVEAIVDALSIMGYNLIIEGTLRTSEVPLKTARLLRDRGYSVSLALMAVKPEISLISCQLRYEQMRIAGTEPRAVDPAHHLSIVKSIVGNLKVLEESGMFDDIGLYSRSEQRLFSSADDGGQASEALERILFGAWTAEESAHYEYLKQRLEQARALG, translated from the coding sequence ATGACGGATCTCGAAAGCTATTCGGATAGAGAATTTCTTGCAGCGCTTAAGCCGCTTATCGGTACTCTTGTTATCGACAAACGGCTAGCTCCGTCAGATAACCCGCGTGCGGTTTTGCTAGGAGGCCAGAGCGGTGCGGGCAAAACAACGCTGCACGATGTCTTTCTCGCACTTGAGGAAAGCAATGCTATTGTGATTAACGGTGATGACTACCGCTCCGTCCACCCGCGGTTTCGTCAGATCTGCGCCCAATACGGCATCGACTCGCCTGCACATACGGCGGCGTGGGCCGGTCGGATGGTCGAGGCGATTGTCGATGCGCTCTCCATCATGGGATACAACCTCATTATCGAAGGGACGTTGCGCACGTCCGAAGTCCCCCTGAAGACTGCGCGGCTCCTACGTGATCGCGGGTATAGCGTATCGCTGGCGCTCATGGCGGTTAAGCCGGAGATATCGCTCATCAGCTGCCAGTTGCGATACGAGCAGATGCGCATCGCCGGAACGGAGCCGCGCGCGGTCGATCCTGCCCATCACCTTTCCATCGTCAAGAGCATCGTCGGCAACTTGAAGGTGCTGGAAGAGTCGGGCATGTTCGACGATATCGGCCTGTACTCGCGCAGCGAGCAGCGCCTCTTCTCTAGCGCGGACGATGGTGGGCAAGCGAGCGAAGCGCTCGAGCGGATCCTCTTCGGAGCATGGACCGCCGAAGAAAGCGCTCACTACGAATATCTCAAGCAACGCCTCGAACAAGCAAGAGCCCTCGGCTAG
- a CDS encoding dimethyl sulfoxide reductase anchor subunit family protein: protein MTGFATALNEITLVLFTTLAPSGAVAYVIMGMAALRAQGDERKRLSGALLIPFLVTLVGLVASATHLGNPDNALYVFSRVGASPLSNEVCAAVLFLGISGLHWLYQFAEHARQRVLNVLLGAAMVASLAFLISVAFAYASRTVVTWDTPFVPVALCLNALVGGPVLTLFCLRFSRWSPLESRVGGMLLALSSAALLANAGVYVAQGMSVLTMRNYLVSAEQLVPTYGAMATVFFLLAVAGVAVDALPLMRGRGISVASAAIASALVFAGIFVMRFAFYMMHMTYGISL from the coding sequence ATGACCGGCTTTGCCACCGCGCTCAACGAGATCACGCTCGTGTTGTTCACCACGCTGGCCCCGTCGGGCGCGGTGGCGTACGTCATCATGGGCATGGCGGCGCTGCGCGCGCAGGGCGACGAGCGCAAGCGGCTGAGCGGTGCGCTTCTCATCCCGTTTCTCGTGACGCTGGTGGGGCTCGTCGCCTCGGCTACGCATTTGGGCAATCCCGATAACGCGCTGTACGTGTTCTCGCGTGTAGGTGCGAGCCCGCTATCGAACGAAGTGTGCGCGGCCGTGTTGTTCCTGGGCATATCGGGTCTTCATTGGCTCTACCAGTTCGCCGAGCATGCGCGCCAGCGGGTGCTGAACGTGCTGCTGGGAGCGGCCATGGTCGCATCGCTCGCGTTCCTGATCTCGGTGGCGTTCGCCTACGCCAGCAGGACGGTGGTCACCTGGGACACGCCCTTCGTTCCCGTCGCGTTGTGCTTGAACGCGCTGGTGGGCGGCCCGGTTCTGACTCTTTTCTGCTTGCGGTTCTCGCGGTGGTCGCCGTTAGAAAGCCGGGTGGGCGGGATGCTGCTCGCCCTCTCGTCCGCAGCTCTCCTAGCGAATGCGGGCGTGTACGTCGCCCAAGGCATGAGCGTACTTACGATGAGAAACTACCTTGTGTCCGCAGAACAGCTTGTACCGACGTATGGCGCGATGGCGACGGTTTTCTTCCTGCTTGCGGTAGCCGGGGTTGCAGTGGACGCTCTTCCGCTCATGCGCGGGCGCGGCATCTCGGTTGCATCGGCCGCCATCGCGTCTGCGCTGGTGTTCGCCGGCATCTTCGTGATGCGTTTCGCGTTCTACATGATGCATATGACCTACGGCATCAGTTTATAG